The DNA segment CCAATCATCAGAAATGCAGAAAGCTTAACGCTTGCACAGATTGAAAAATCAGTGATCGAACTGGCTACTAAAGCCCGCGATAGCAAATTGACGATTGAAGAAATGACAGGTGGAACATTTACCATCACCAATGGTGGTGTATTTGGTTCAATGATGTCTACTCCAATCATCAATGCACCACAATCTGCCATCTTAGGAATGCACAATATCATTGAGCGCCCTATCGCTGAAAAAGGTGAAGTAGTGATCCGTCCGATGATGTATTTAGCATTGTCTTACGATCACCGTATCATTGATGGAAGAGAGTCTGTTGGCTTCCTGGTAAGGGTAAAACAATTGCTGGAAGATCCTGCAAGATTGCTTTTAGGCGTATAGTCTGTACTAAGCATATAAAAAAAATCCCCGGACGATGAGTCCGGGGATTTTTTTTATGCCTGATTTTTGGCCTGGCTATTCTTCTAGCCTGCTTTTCTGACTTTTCCTGATCCGCCAATTGCTTTGGTCACTGTTGGATTTCCGGTATAGTTCACATTTCCAGATCCTCCGATTGCCGCATTGATCGTTTTTTCGGCGTTGATGTAAATGTTCCCTGAACCGCTGATGTGGGCATTTACTTCATCTGAAGACAGGCTGCTTCCAGAGAAACTTCCGGATCCGCTGATGGCCACATCTGATTTTTTTGCTTTGCCTGAGAAAGACAGTTTTCCTGATCCACTGATGGCAGCCTCCAGGCTTTTTGCATTGATTGTTGCCTTAATGTTTCCGGAACCACTAACTGCAGCGTTAAACTCATCTGCATTGATGGTGTTTTCTACTTCAATGCTTCCTGAGCCTGACATCGCTAAAGAAGTTAACTTCTTTACTGTAATGTAGGCGGTAATTTTGGAATTTGATCTTCCAAACCAGTTATTGGAGTTTTGTTTTTTCGGTCTGATGTGTAATGTACCATTTTTTACTTCTGTAATCAGTTCGGCTATGCCTTCCTGATCTCCTTCCAGTCTGAGGCTCTCTGTGTTTCCGATTTTGACATAAACTTTAAGTGACCCGGCAATACCGATTGCACTGAAGTTGCTTACTTTTCTTTCTTCATCAAGAAGATGGGAAGCACTGATTCTGATTGGTTTTTCCGCTTTGCTGATGGCAGTAAGGCTGAAAAATGCAAGTGTTAATATTAAGCTGAATTTTTTCATGTGGTTAAGGTTTTCTATAAGACGCAAGCCATATTCAGTTTGTTGCAAGATTTACTATAAATTTTTTATTTTAACATAAAAATTTGGATCTGCTTTGAAATTTTCTTTGTTGATTTGGCTGCTCAATCCGGTAGTTTTCCAATCTGTGGTCGGGTAGATGCTGGAAAAATGTTGATCTTTCAAGGTGACTTTTAAAGGCATGTCAAAGCCTTTGACACAAGAAGTCCACCTGTAGGAAAGTTTGCCATTTTCAATTTTGTATTCCAGGACAGGCACCATCGTTGTTCTTAAATACTGATCAAACACCTTTTCCAGTTTTAAGCCACTTTGTTTCATGATATATTGCTCCACCTGTTGGGTGGTAACCGTTTGGTGGTAAAAAGTTTTATTCAATCCCCTGAGAATGGCTCTGAACTTCTCATCATCGTTGACCAGTTGTCTGATCAGGTGAACCAGGTTTGCCCCTTTAGGATACATGTCTCCGGAGCCTTCGTGGTTGACATTGTAAGCCCCGATGACCGGGATATCATTGGCAATATTTTTTCTGACTCCGATCACATAGGCTGACCCCGCTTCTTTTCCCTGGGTAGATTCTGTAAATAAAGCTTCAGAATAATTGGTAAATCCTTCATGTACCCACATGTCGGCAATGTCTTTTGTGGTGATGTTGTTTCCAAACCATTCATGGCCGCTTTCGTGAATGGTGATAAAATCAAACTTCAATCCCCATCCTGTACCCGAAAGGTCCCTGCCTAAATAGCCCATTTTAAAGAGATTGCCATAGGCAACGGCACTTTGGTGCTCCATGCCCAGGTGAGGGGCCTGAACGAGCTTATATCCATCTTCATAAAAAGGGTAGGGGCCGAACCAGTGTTCAAATGATTTGAGCA comes from the Pedobacter sp. FW305-3-2-15-E-R2A2 genome and includes:
- a CDS encoding head GIN domain-containing protein; the encoded protein is MKKFSLILTLAFFSLTAISKAEKPIRISASHLLDEERKVSNFSAIGIAGSLKVYVKIGNTESLRLEGDQEGIAELITEVKNGTLHIRPKKQNSNNWFGRSNSKITAYITVKKLTSLAMSGSGSIEVENTINADEFNAAVSGSGNIKATINAKSLEAAISGSGKLSFSGKAKKSDVAISGSGSFSGSSLSSDEVNAHISGSGNIYINAEKTINAAIGGSGNVNYTGNPTVTKAIGGSGKVRKAG
- a CDS encoding M1 family metallopeptidase, with product MKKILYLTLILLGCTQLSNAQLLSGKTKFSRADSLRGTLSPLRTCYDINYYHLDVKVDIDQKFISGSNEFQFSATQDFSKLQFDLFENLRVEKVVYKNKNVPFKREFNAVFVDFQQTIPKGSKESFTVFYSGNPIIAKTPPWDGGFIFSKDKSGNPWVSVACQGLGASSWWPNKDHQSDEVDSILISISVPKGLQEVSNGRLRSTEARADGYTKYNWFVSEPINNYNVTFYIGKYAHWTDEYSGEKGKLSIDYWALKEDSTKARPHWDADVKPMLKSFEHWFGPYPFYEDGYKLVQAPHLGMEHQSAVAYGNLFKMGYLGRDLSGTGWGLKFDFITIHESGHEWFGNNITTKDIADMWVHEGFTNYSEALFTESTQGKEAGSAYVIGVRKNIANDIPVIGAYNVNHEGSGDMYPKGANLVHLIRQLVNDDEKFRAILRGLNKTFYHQTVTTQQVEQYIMKQSGLKLEKVFDQYLRTTMVPVLEYKIENGKLSYRWTSCVKGFDMPLKVTLKDQHFSSIYPTTDWKTTGLSSQINKENFKADPNFYVKIKNL